The stretch of DNA AGATCTACGACAAGCTGGGGGTCTCCGACCGGCTGGAGCTGGCGCTCTACTGCGTGCACCACCGCTTGCTGCACGGCTCCCGGGTCTCGGCCCACCTGGCCGAGCAGGCGGCCAAGACCGCCACCGCCCTGGCCGAGCCCCCTTCCTCCGAGCCCGAGATGTGAGCGCGGGCCCGGCTCTCGCCGGGCCGCATCCCGCTTGTCTCCCGCACCCTGATTTTGTTATCGTGGCCGCCCTCTGAGGAATGGCCTGGGCCGCCGCTTTCGGGCTCTCCCGCCTTTCGTCCTGCAACCTTGGGAGCACTATGAAGAAGACGGTTTCCATCCGCATCAACGGAAAAGAGTGCCGCGCCGAAGTGGAGCCGCGGCTGCTGCTGGTGCACTTCCTGCGCGAGGTGGCCGGGCTGACGGGCACGCACATCGGCTGCGAGACCTCGCTGTGCGGCGCCTGCACCGTGCTGCTCGACGGCCGCGCCGTGAAGTCCTGCACCCTGCTGGCGGTGCAGGCCGACGGCCGCGCCGTCACCACCATCGAAGGGCTGGCCGAGGGCGACCGCCTGCACGCCCTGCAGCAGGGCTTCTGGGAGGAGCACGGCCTGCAGTGCGGC from Terriglobales bacterium encodes:
- a CDS encoding (2Fe-2S)-binding protein, whose product is MKKTVSIRINGKECRAEVEPRLLLVHFLREVAGLTGTHIGCETSLCGACTVLLDGRAVKSCTLLAVQADGRAVTTIEGLAEGDRLHALQQGFWEEHGLQCGFCTPGMILCSHDLLERTPSPSEAEIREAIGGNLCRCTGYQHIVNAVQSASRKLGKHGGQHAAKAGR